The following are from one region of the Aspergillus chevalieri M1 DNA, chromosome 1, nearly complete sequence genome:
- the FRR4 gene encoding frataxin family protein (BUSCO:EOG092659DX;~COG:P;~EggNog:ENOG410PRTK;~InterPro:IPR036524,IPR020895,IPR017789,IPR002908;~PFAM:PF01491;~go_component: GO:0005739 - mitochondrion [Evidence IEA];~go_function: GO:0004322 - ferroxidase activity [Evidence IEA];~go_function: GO:0008199 - ferric iron binding [Evidence IEA];~go_process: GO:0016226 - iron-sulfur cluster assembly [Evidence IEA];~go_process: GO:0055114 - oxidation-reduction process [Evidence IEA]), translating to MLPRAPRAILSAIRPSLRISRIAAPAAIHPQVPQQPQPALRRSFHFSPIARKGIHPESSDPPAPKPQSHNVAGAAVHITEPTPLTDVQYYEYSEHYLESLLNEVERTAQEDASDLEGEYNAGVLNIIAPDIGTFVLNKQPPNKQIWLSSPISGPKRYDWVVEGEGQNEKQETRTNVSGQWIYLRDGSNLTDLLNSELGLNLPKDIYSEKLY from the exons ATGCTCCCCCGGGCCCCCCGAGCAATCCTCTCCGCCATCCGCCCATCCCTCCGCATCAGCCGGATCGCAGCACCAGCTGCCATCCACCCTCAAGTTCCTCAACAACCCCAACCAGCTCTTCGCCGGAGCTTCCACTTTTCTCCCATCGCCCGTAAAGGCATCCATCCCGAGTCTTCCGACCCGCCCGCTCCCAAACCGCAGTCTCACAACGTCGCCGGCGCAGCAGTCCACATCACAGAGCCGACGCCATTGACGGATGTGCAGTACTATGAGTACTCGGAGCATTATCTCGAGTCGCTGCTGAATGAGGTAGAAAGGACGGCGCAGGAGGATGCGTCGGATTTGGAGGGGGAATATAAT GCCGGTGTATTGAACATCATTGCCCCGGATATCGGCACCTTCGTTTTGAACAAGCAGCCCCCGAATAAGCAGATCTGGCTTAGCTCCCCAATTTCCGGACCCAAGCGGTATGACTGGGTTGTTGAGGGCGAGGGGCAGAATGAGAAGCAGGAAACTCGGACTAATGTCAGTGGGCAGTGGATTTACCTGCGCGATGGGTCGAATTTGACGGATTTGTTGAATTCGGAGCTGGGTTTGAATTTGCCTAAGGATATCTATAGCGAGAAGTTATATTAG
- the dph3 gene encoding CSL family zinc fnger-containing protein (COG:S;~EggNog:ENOG410PRY8;~InterPro:IPR007872,IPR036671;~PFAM:PF05207), with product MADESLSIYDEIEIEDMTFDPNLQIYHYPCPCGDRFEICIDDLRDGEEIAVCPSCSLMIRVIFDEADLPK from the exons ATGGCCGACGAATCCCTCTCCATCTACGACGAAATCGAAATCGAAGACATGACTTTCGACCCCAACCTCCAAATCTACCATTACCCATGTCCCTGTGGCGATCGGTTCGAGATTTGCATTGACGATTTGAGAGATGGAGAGGAGATTGCTGTGTGTCCGAGTTGTAGTTTGATGATTAGGGTTATTTTTGATGAG GCCGATCTTCCCAAATGA
- a CDS encoding uncharacterized protein (COG:S;~EggNog:ENOG410PKZP) has protein sequence MIPPCDPTILESNPQFKRLYHQLTTTVLNPDGSTRANDTQPARQEALEDLNNCRVRHAKRQIEKQTLRRLAFDPESGLADEYRDIVAIIVLYLETPRGQIGKDIDDPGNSIESSEASSLLAPDIEAFYVNIPSLIPFFSNALASAIDDLRAIADTDSSTTESKEPPRTPRVRTRQATTRSTQQAFLNPRFGERLRQLRQAQLSELPTARRKMAATAAEVLAARAQVLERTVVLLERAKHGALSRATKAKAEHLATVAQGIEAKLGVIKLDIGSTVYTPETISALTRYKQHLQVTCERLEERRELAIEKLNKESGSGPLGDITRQYADTIKKMDAVETEIKGLEK, from the exons ATGATTCCCCCCTGCGATCCCACGATCCTCGAAAGCAATCCCCAATTCAAAAGATTATACCACCAGCTGACAACCACTGTCCTTAATCCCGATGGGTCCACACGCGCAAATGATACGCAACCGGCCAGACAAGAAGCCCTGGAA GACCTGAACAATTGTCGCGTACGGCATGCAAAGAGGCAGATTGAGAAACAGACGTTGAGGCGGTTGGCGTTTGATCCGGAGAGTGGGTTGGCGGATGAG TACCGAGACATCGTCGCTATTATTGTACTTTACTTGGAGACTCCACGAGGCCAAATCGGTAAAGACATCGACGACCCCGGTAACAGCATAGAAAGCAGCGAAGCATCCTCCCTCCTCGCTCCGGACATCGAAGCATTCTATGTTAACATCCCATCCCTCatccccttcttctccaacgcCCTTGCCTCCGCCATCGATGACCTCCGAGCCATAGCGGACACCGACTCGTCCACCACAGAATCCAAAGAACCCCCGCGGACCCCTCGAGTCCGTACACGGCAAGCCACAACTAGATCAACACAACAGGCTTTTCTGAACCCACGATTTGGTGAGCGATTGCGGCAGCTACGGCAGGCTCAATTGTCAGAGTTACCCACGGCCCGGAGGAAGATGGCTGCGACCGCTGCCGAGGTACTCGCGGCGAGGGCGCAGGTGTTGGAACGGACAGTTGTGCTGTTGGAGCGTGCGAAACATGGGGCGTTGTCTAGAGCTACAAAGGCTAAGGCTGAACATTTGGCTACGGTGGCGCAGGGCATTGAGGCGAAGTTGGG CGTGATAAAACTAGATATCGGGTCTACTGTTTATACACCCGAGACGATCTCCGCTCTTACTCGATACAAACAACATCTCCAGGTGACGTGCGAGCGGTTAGAAGAGAGACGAGAGCTTGCTATTGAGAAATTGAACAAGGAATCTGGATCTGGTCCGCTTGGAGATATCACACGACAGTATGCTGATACGATCAAAAAGATGGATGCGGTGGAGACAGAGATTAAGGGTTTAGAGAAGTAA
- a CDS encoding putative transcription regulator BDF1 (COG:K;~EggNog:ENOG410PH11;~InterPro:IPR036427,IPR001487,IPR027353,IPR038336, IPR018359;~PFAM:PF00439,PF17035;~go_function: GO:0005515 - protein binding [Evidence IEA]), with protein MATPPAEAPSIHKEEKPQLPPSPNGISSPDIVTSAQAHPVTDSKPDVPNGPTENGVANFATTNGANSESSTQPATDTAARPVAPQATPPAEDAKPSNMEQTTDETKKEPAEEKPVIEQPASQDSSNNVGADSTAPKEIPAPRDAPKPAAEPSSEVKVEDNPQTPQNQQDSTIVKAELPHHPSVDTKLDSAPSQDVTSNQPQTNDQEMRDAPEPPASPTKISREREPENGDEPAAKRTKIDFEGAAPAPAPAPASTDTGAANLPTPATDVSAAPPANENRTMTKMQHKFLLKGIQSLKRMNDARFYREPVDPIKMNIPHYPQFITRPMDLGTIERKLKANEYPTAQNVIDDFYLMVQNAMTFNGPDHLVAQEGQKLKATFDKQMVNLPRPDQVEEKKSKKGSPKTTAARPQARASQSGPRAAGSPQATTFALGPEGLPLIRRDSTTADGRPKRSIHPPKRDLPYSTKPKKKKFQWELRFCQEVLDELYKTKHYNYAMPFYYPVDPVALNIPTYHSIIKKPMDLGTMSNKLKAGEYENAKDFETDMRQIFKNCFKFNIPGDPTFMAGKTLEEVFNSKWAQKNRYLEAHEPQHEQQSLDSSDEDSDEDVEESDEDTEKLTLLQKQIAEMSRQVEAITQKKKKTPPGSKKVGKSKSVGKKDSKKSGSISIGKKDKKTSKSKPEKQRFVTYHEKQLISNGISSLPDKKMQEALKIIQSNVPALKGTQETEIELDIDELPNDVLLMLLKFVRKNAPHVMEDDDEPAPVVSNNSAAPKPKKNKPMSKYEQEAQINMLANNLSRFEGGGGQSPDPVPSVEPNESSDDSDDDSEESEEE; from the exons ATGGCGACGCCGCCTGCCGAGGCTCCCTCCATTCacaaggaggagaagccTCAACTGCCGCCGTCGCCAAATGGAATTTCCTCTCCCGATATTGTCACAAG CGCGCAAGCTCATCCAGTGACTGATTCCAAGCCCGACGTCCCCAACGGTCCGACTGAGAATGGTGTCGCCAATTTCGCCACAACGAACGGCGCCAACTCCGAGTCTTCCACTCAGCCCGCTACTGATACAGCTGCCCGGCCAGTCGCTCCCCAAGCAACTCCTCCAGCCGAAGACGCAAAACCTTCGAATATGGAACAGACAACAGATGAGACCAAGAAGGAGCCTGCTGAGGAGAAACCTGTCATCGAACAGCCCGCTTCTCAAGATTCATCTAATAATGTTGGCGCGGACAGCACGGCCCCGAAGGAAATTCCAGCACCACGAGATGCTCCAAAGCCTGCCGCGGAGCCTTCGTCGGAAGTCAAAGTGGAAGATAACCCACAGACACCCCAAAACCAGCAGGATTCGACCATAGTAAAGGCTGAACTTCCTCATCACCCTTCGGTCGATACCAAGCTGGACAGTGCGCCTAGCCAGGATGTCACTAGCAACCAACCACAGACCAACGATCAAGAGATGCGGGACGCACCGGAACCCCCAGCTTCTCCGACCAAGATTTCCAGGGAACGTGAACCGGAAAACGGTGATGAACCAGCTGCGAAGCGTACAAAGATTGACTTTGAAGGtgcagcaccagcaccggcTCCCGCTCCCGCTTCGACTGATACAGGTGCCGCGAACTTGCCTACGCCTGCCACAGATGTCTCTGCCGCGCCGCCAGCCAACGAAAACAGGACCATGACCAAGATGCAACACAAGTTTCTCTTGAAAGGAATCCAGAGTTTAAAGCGTATGAACGATGCGCGATTCTACCGGGAGCCTGTTGATCCGATCAAAATGAACATTCCTCACTACCCTCAATTCATTACACGCCCTATGGACCTCGGGACCATTGAGCGCAAATTGAAGGCCAATGAGTATCCCACCGCACAGAACGTCATTGACGACTTCTACCTGATGGTCCAGAACGCAATGACCTTCAACGGTCCTGATCACTTGGTTGCCCAAGAAGGTCAGAAGCTCAAGGCCACTTTTGataagcaaatggtcaaccTCCCTCGGCCGGACCAGGTCGAAGAGAAGAAGTCCAAGAAGGGATCTCCCAAGACCACAGCTGCTCGACCGCAGGCACGCGCCAGTCAGTCTGGTCCCCGTGCGGCCGGGTCCCCCCAAGCCACGACTTTTGCTCTGGGCCCTGAAGGGCTGCCTCTTATTCGCCGCGACTCGACCACTGCCGATGGACGTCCTAAGCGCTCCATCCATCCCCCCAAACGGGACCTTCCTTACTCTACAAAGCCtaaaaagaagaagttccAGTGGGAATTGAGATTCTGTCAAGAAGTTCTCGATGAACTCTACAAAACTAAGCACTACAATTACGCCATGCCTTTCTACTACCCGGTTGACCCTGTCGCGCTCAATATTCCGACTTATCACAGCATCATTAAGAAGCCGATGGATCTCGGAACCATGTCGAATAAGCTCAAGGCTGGTGAATATGAAAATGCGAAGGATTTCGAAACCGATATGCGTCAGATCTTCAAGAACTGCTTCAAGTTCAACATTCCTGGCGACCCAACTTTCATGGCCGGAAAAACACTTGAGGAGGTCTTCAACAGCAAGTGGGCACAGAAGAACCGCTATCTTGAAGCTCATGAGCCCCAGCACGAGCAACAGAGTCTCGACTCTTCCGACGAGGACAGTGATGAAGATGTGGAAGAAAGTGATGAAGACACCGAAAAGCTCACCCTGCTGCAGAAGCAAATTGCAGAGATGTCCCGTCAGGTTGAAGCGATTAcccagaagaaaaagaagacgcCGCCTGGATCGAAGAAGGTTGGCAAGTCAAAGTCAGTTGGCAAGAAGGATTCGAAGAAGAGCGGGTCCATCTCCATTGGCAAGAAGGACAAAAAGACCTCCAAGTCCAAGCCTGAGAAGCAGCGTTTCGTCACCTACCATGAGAAGCAGCTCATCTCCAATGGCATCAGTAGCCTTCCCGACAAGAAAATGCAGGAAGCTCTTAAGATCATTCAAAGCAACGTTCCGGCTCTCAAG GGCACCCAAGAGACTGAGATCGAGCTGGATATTGATGAGCTCCCCAATGATGTCCTACTGATGCTGCTCAAGTTCGTTAGGAAGAACGCTCCGCATGTCATGGAAGATGACGACGAGCCCGCGCCCGTTGTTTCGAACAACTCTGCCGCCCCGAAGCCCAAGAAGAATAAGCCGATGAGCAAGTACGAACAAGAAGCCCAAATTAACATGCTTGCCAACAACCTGTCGCGCTTTGAGGGTGGCGGCGGTCAGTCGCCGGACCCGGTTCCTTCTGTCGAACCGAACGAGAGTAGTGATGATTCAGATGATGATTCCGAAGAGAGCGAGGAAGAATAA